The window TCAGCGGCTCGATCGACTTCGGGCGGAGCCGGTTCCAGCAGACGCTGGAAGACCTTCAGGGTCCGGGCCCGCTTCCTGCCGAGCTCGACGTGGAACGCTACAACACGACGTGGCAGGGGACGGTTCGCGCCAGCCTTCCGATCTTCAGCGGACTTCAGATCGAGGGCGATGTCCGCCAGGCCAAGGGAGCACTGCTCGAAGCCGAGGCGCTCCGTCGCCAGCGCGAGCTCGACGTGCAGGTCGAGGTGCAGCAGGCCTGGCTCCTCCTCCGCGAGTCCATCCAGCAGATCGAAGTGACGCGCGAGGGGCTCGCGTCTGCCGAGGAGGATTACAAGTTCTCGAAGGGACGGTACGATCTTGGAGCCGGGACCTACCTGGACCTCCTCACCGCCGAGGTGAACCTCGCGAACGCGCGGTCGCGCCTGATCGAGGCGGTGGCCGACGCGCACACCGCCGAAGCCGGCCTCGAGTTCGCGGTCGGCGCGAAGCGCTACTAGTCCGCGGACCCGGGGAACCCACTCGATGAGCGGACGAAGGAAGAAGATCCTCCTGATCGGGGGCGGGGCGCTCCTCCTCCTCGTGATCGTCGTCGCCAATCTCAAGCGATCGGCCGGGGGCCAGGTCGCCGTGCAGGCGGCCGACGTGAAGCGGGCGCGGATCACGTCGACCGTCCGGGCGCCGGGGAGAATCCAGCCCGAGACGCAGGTGAAACTGAGCGCGTACGTGCCGGGCGAGGTGAAGGTGCTGGCGGTCGAGGAAGGGGACGCGGTCCGGAAGGGACAGTTCCTCCTCCAGATCGACGACACGCAGTACCGCGCGCAGGTGCGCGAGGCGTCGGCAGGGCTGGCGGCGGCGCGCTCCGTGCTCCGCCGCGAGGAGGCCGCGCTCGCGCAGTCCGAGTCGCTCCTCCGCCGGCGCGAGGCGCTCCGTGAGAAGGATCTCGTTTCGGCGGAAGAGCTGGACCAGTCCCGGACCCAGGTGAGCACGGACCGGGCGCGCGTGGACGCGAGCCGCGAGGACGTGAGGCGCCTCGAGGCGCTCCTCCAGGTCGCGCAGGACAACCTGCGGAAGACCCGGTTCGACTCGCCGATCGCGGGGGTCGTGACCCAAGTCAACATCGAGCAAGGCGAGATCGTGGTCACGGGCACGATGAACAACCCGGGAACGGTGATCCTCACGGTGGCGGATCTCTCCCGGATGGAGGTCGAGGCGGACGTGGACGAGACGGACGTGGCGTCGATTTTCCTGGGGCAGACCGCGAAGGTGAAGGTGGACGCGATGCCCGACACGACGCTCACGGGCCGTGTCACCCAGATCGCGAACTCTCCCGAGATCACGGCTGCCGAGACGCAGGAGCAGCAGACGAACTTCCAGGTGGACGTGGAGATCGACAACCCGCCGCCGACGCTTCGTCCGGGGATGACGGCGGACGTGGAGATCCAGACCGCGGAGCGGGACAGCGTGCTCACGGTGCCGATCCAGTCGATCGTCGTGCGGACGCCGGCAGATCTCGAGCCGCCGCGGAAGGGGAAGAAGCGGCGGGGCTCGAGTGCCGAGGCGAAACAGGAGTCCACGGCCACGGCTCCGGCCGGAGGCGCGGCGGGTGCCGCCGGTGGCGCCGCGGGGAAGCCCGAGGAGATTCGCGGCGTGTTCGTGATCGTGGACGGGAAGGTCCAGTTCCGCCGCGTGAAACCGGGAATCGCGAGCGACACCGATTTCGAGGTCGTGGGGGAGTTGAAGCCGGGCGAGAAGGTCGTGACCGGGCCCCATCGCGTGCTGCGTACGCTCAAGCCCGAGCAGAAGGTGAAGATCGAGGAACCCAAGCGCCAGCCGGGGAAGGAGTCGCGGTGAGCACGAATCCAGGAGCGAACGGCGCGCTCATCGACATCGCCGACATCCACAAGATCTACGAGATGGGGGACACCGAGGTGCGGGCCCTGGACGGGGTCTCGCTCCGGATCAACCCGGGCGAGTACGTCGCGGTCATGGGACCCTCGGGCTCGGGGAAGTCCACCCTCATGAACATCGTGGGCTGCCTCGACACGCCGACGTCGGGCTCCTACAAGCTCCGCGGTACGGAGATCCGGGAGCGCGACGACGACGAGCTCGCGCGCATCCGGAACCAGGAGATCGGGTTCGTCTTCCAGACGTTCAACCTCCTCCCGCGCGCGGACGCGCTCCACAACGTGGAGCTGCCCCTGATCTACGCCGGAAAGCCGTCGGCGGAGCGGCGCGAGCGGGCGAAGAAGGTGCTCGCGATGGTGGGTCTCGGCGACCGCATGCACCACCGGCCGAACGAGCTCTCCGGAGGGCAGCGCCAGCGCGTCGCGATCGCGCGCGCGCTCGTGAACGGTCCCTCGCTCGTCCTCGCGGATGAACCCACGGGGAACCTCGACTCGAAGACGGGGATCGAGATCCTGGGGCTCCTGGACGAGATCCACAGCCAGGGGAACACGGTCATCCTGGTCACGCACGAGGAGGACGTGGCGGCCCGGGCGCATCGCATCGTGCGGCTCCGGGACGGCAAGATCGAGAGCGACCGCGCGACGCGGTCGTGAGCCTCCGGGCATGACCCCCCTTCGCGCGCCCCGGCGCGACTTCTGGCTCACCCTCGGGGAGAACCTTCGCATCGCCGTGCGCGCCCTCCGCGCCAACAAGATGCGCACCGTCCTCACGATCATCGGGAACGTCGTCGCGGTGATGTCCGTGATCGCGGTCGTGTCGATCATCGACGGCGTGAACACCTACGTCTCCGAGAAGGTCCTCGACCAGGGCCTCCGCGTCATCTACATCGACAAGTTCGGGCTGATCACGGACGAGGAGGAGTGGCGGCTCGCCCAGCGCCGTCGCGACCTGACGCTGTACGAGATGGAGGCGCTGGAGGCGCGGATGCGCCTCGCCCGGCGGGTCGTGGGCCAGGTCCAGACGAGCAAGTCGGTGCGGGCCCGCGGAACCGAGCTGAAGAACGTCCGCATCTACGGCACGACGGAGGGATACCCCGACGTCGGGAAGTACGAGATGGCGGAAGGGCGGGAGCTGGACGCGAGCGACTTCGAGCGGCGCCGCCCCGTCGCGGTGATCGGCTCCGAGGTGGCCGAGAAGCTCTTCCCGTACGTCGATCCGGTCGGCCAGTCGCTCCGGGTCTCGGGGCACGACCTCCGTGTGGTGGGCATCCTCGCGGCGCGGGGCAACGTCCTCGGTCAGAGCCAGGACAACATCGTTCTGATCCCGATGGGGCAGTTCACGAAGATGTACGGCTCCCGCGAGTCCCTCACGATCCTCGTGAGCGGCCAGGAAGACGTTTCACTCGACCGCCTCGAGGACGAGGCGCGCGTGGTGCTGCGGTCCGCCCGTCACGTGCCGCTCGGGAAGCCGGACGACTTCGCCATCTCCACCGCCGAGACGTACATGGCTCTGTATCAAACCCTGACGAGCGGCATCTTCGCGGGGACGATCGGATTGGTCGCGATCTCGCTGGTGGTGGGCGGGATCGTGATCATGAACATCATGCTCGTCGCGGTCACGGAGCGCACGCGGGAGATCGGGATCCGGAAGGCGGTGGGCGCGCGGCGCGCGGACCTCGTCTCCCAGTTCCTGAGCGAGGCGGTGGTGCTCGCGCTCCTGGGGGGCGTCGTGGGGGTCCTGGCGGGGGTATCGATCGCGCTCCTGATCCGGGCCGTCACGCCGCTCCCGGCGACGATCCAGCCCTGGTCGGTCGCGATCAGCCTCGCGGTGGCGTCGTCGGTGGGGCTCTTCTTCGGCGTCTACCCCGCGACCCGGGCCGCGAAGCTCGACCCGATCGTCGCCTTGCGGCAGGAATAGGGAGGGGGCGTGGCGATTCCGGTCCGGGAAGGCACGTCGATCGCGCTCCAGGCGCTCCGGACGAACAAGCTCCGGTCCTTCCTCACGATCCTTGGAGTGATCATCGGGATCACGTCCATCATGGCGATGATCTCGATCATCGAGGGACTGAACAAGAGCATGAAAGCCCAGCTCGCCTCGATCGGAACGGACGTCCTCTACATCCGCCCCTTCGCGCCGGGCGCGTGGGTGGGGGATATGCCCGAGCGCCGCCGGAAATGGTTCCAGCCCGAGGACGTCGACGCGATCCTGCGCGGCGCCCCCGACGTGGTCGCGGTCGCGCCCTTGAATTTCCAGCAGACCCGGATCCGGTACGGGGAGGCGGAATCTCGGGTGATCGCCGTGATCGGCACGACGCCCGACTACATGATCACGAACAACTACGCCGCCGACAACGGCCGCGTCTTCACCGTCTCCGAGGTCGAGCACCGCGCTCCCGTCGCCGTCATCGGCTCCGATCACGTCGAGACCCTCTTCCCTCATGTGAATCCCGTGGGGAAGACGATCTCGATCGGCGGGAAGCCCTTCACCGTGATCGGCACAGCCGAGCCGCGGGGGAAGTTCCTCGGGATGAGCATGGACGATCTCGTGATGGTGCCCTACACGACGCTCGAGAAGTGGTTCGGGCCCGACCTCCCCTTCGTGATGAACGCCAAGCCGGTGTCTCCGGACCGGATCGACGCGGCCCGGGAGCAGATCGCCGAGGTCCTGCGCCGGCAGCGGAAGGTGCAGTACCACCAGGAGGACAACTTCGCGGTGTTCACGGACCAATCCCTGGTGGATCTCTACGGCCAGATCACCGGTGCGTTCTACCTCGTGATGGTCGTCATTTCCTCGATCGGCCTGATGGTGGGCGGGATCGGAGTGATGAATATCATGCTCGTATCCGTGACGGAGCGTACTCGGGAGATCGGCGTTCGCAAGGCGTTGGGCGCCCGCCAGCGGGACGTGCTCTGGCAGTTCCTCGTGGAGGCGATGACCCTAACCGGCGTAGGCGGCGTGATCGGCGTACTCGCCGGGTTGGGCGCTGGGAAGCTCGTGGACATCCTGTCGCCTCTCACGTTCGCCGTGCCGATTTGGGGCATCCTCCTCGCCTTCGGCTCCGCCACCGCCATCGGTCTCTTCTTCGGCATCTATCCCGCGATGAAAGCAGCAAGGCTCGACCCCGTCGAGGCTCTACGGTACGAGTGAGCGTAGGTGAACGTCCCCTCTATGGAGGGCGTGCGCGGCGTCGAACCACCCCAAACTTCCTCCTCTCCAGCTCCTCGATCAGCGTGTCGAGGGCACGGTCCAGAACCTGAGCCAGGTTTCCCGAGGGAACCGCGTGACTCAGGAGTGTCTGGGCATAGCGGAGCTTGTCATGAACACTCTTCTCGACCGTGAGTTTGACGAGATACCGCTCATAGGGTGGTGCGGGTGTGGAGAGCGTCGGACCAATCTCCGTGCTGTCGGTGTCCGGACATGAGGCGCTTTGACCGTTAGGCGGCGAGTTCGCTCCATCTTCGGCGGCGCAGCTCGTGGTTATCGGAGCGTTGTGAGTGTCGCCTGTACTTTCAGGTGTCAGCCAATCCACTGGCCGCACGGCCAGTTGCGGTGTGGAGATGGGAGTGACCGGTGGAATGGCGCGCACGATCGCTCGATCACGCATCGGCGCGGGCGGGAGCGAGAGGCGCCTGGCCAGCATGGCCTCGATCTCCGGTTGCCTGCGGTGTGTTGCGGCTTGTACGAACTCCTCAACATTCTCGATCGTGAGGTGCGGAGCGAGCAGGCACACCGCCGTCAAATGAAGCCGCCCGTCGGCCAGCGCCAGAAAGAGCATCGGGAACGTTCGAGCCGCTCGTGCCGCCCGGATGCGCTTGAAAGCCGCGTCGTCGGAGAATCGAAGCTCGTTCACGCAATAGGCGTGCATGGAGGAATAGCCGGCAGGCGCATACAGATGGCGGGCGTCGACCTCACCCATGACGGCAAGCAAGTAGGCGAGCGAGACGCGCTCCTGGTGGACGAGTCTGGCGAGATCCCGAAGGAGAACGGCGTCACGGACGTGGATCAAGGAGTGGTCGTTCATGGAGTCACCTGTTCTCGGGGCGGGACGTACAGGATGGCGAATGAGGATTCAGTTGGGGAATGGGATGCTAGCACGAGGCGGCGGGAGGCTCGCAACAAGATTCCGATCCCCGGCGCGGACGGAGGCGTGTGCTAAAATCGCCTGCTACCCATGGACCAGATCAAGATTCGCGGCGCTCGCGAGCACAACCTCAAGAACCTCAGCCTGGACATCCCTCGGAACGCCCTCGTCGTCCTGACGGGCGTCTCCGGGTCCGGTAAGTCTTCCCTCGCCTTCGACACGCTCTACGCCGAGGGTCAGCGCCGGTACGTCGAGTCCCTCTCCGCGTACGCGCGGCAGTTCCTCGGCCAGATGGAGAAACCGGACGTCGACCAGATCGAGGGG of the Candidatus Eisenbacteria bacterium genome contains:
- a CDS encoding TolC family protein — encoded protein: SGSIDFGRSRFQQTLEDLQGPGPLPAELDVERYNTTWQGTVRASLPIFSGLQIEGDVRQAKGALLEAEALRRQRELDVQVEVQQAWLLLRESIQQIEVTREGLASAEEDYKFSKGRYDLGAGTYLDLLTAEVNLANARSRLIEAVADAHTAEAGLEFAVGAKRY
- a CDS encoding efflux RND transporter periplasmic adaptor subunit, with the translated sequence MSGRRKKILLIGGGALLLLVIVVANLKRSAGGQVAVQAADVKRARITSTVRAPGRIQPETQVKLSAYVPGEVKVLAVEEGDAVRKGQFLLQIDDTQYRAQVREASAGLAAARSVLRREEAALAQSESLLRRREALREKDLVSAEELDQSRTQVSTDRARVDASREDVRRLEALLQVAQDNLRKTRFDSPIAGVVTQVNIEQGEIVVTGTMNNPGTVILTVADLSRMEVEADVDETDVASIFLGQTAKVKVDAMPDTTLTGRVTQIANSPEITAAETQEQQTNFQVDVEIDNPPPTLRPGMTADVEIQTAERDSVLTVPIQSIVVRTPADLEPPRKGKKRRGSSAEAKQESTATAPAGGAAGAAGGAAGKPEEIRGVFVIVDGKVQFRRVKPGIASDTDFEVVGELKPGEKVVTGPHRVLRTLKPEQKVKIEEPKRQPGKESR
- a CDS encoding ABC transporter ATP-binding protein, giving the protein MGDTEVRALDGVSLRINPGEYVAVMGPSGSGKSTLMNIVGCLDTPTSGSYKLRGTEIRERDDDELARIRNQEIGFVFQTFNLLPRADALHNVELPLIYAGKPSAERRERAKKVLAMVGLGDRMHHRPNELSGGQRQRVAIARALVNGPSLVLADEPTGNLDSKTGIEILGLLDEIHSQGNTVILVTHEEDVAARAHRIVRLRDGKIESDRATRS
- a CDS encoding ABC transporter permease; translated protein: MTPLRAPRRDFWLTLGENLRIAVRALRANKMRTVLTIIGNVVAVMSVIAVVSIIDGVNTYVSEKVLDQGLRVIYIDKFGLITDEEEWRLAQRRRDLTLYEMEALEARMRLARRVVGQVQTSKSVRARGTELKNVRIYGTTEGYPDVGKYEMAEGRELDASDFERRRPVAVIGSEVAEKLFPYVDPVGQSLRVSGHDLRVVGILAARGNVLGQSQDNIVLIPMGQFTKMYGSRESLTILVSGQEDVSLDRLEDEARVVLRSARHVPLGKPDDFAISTAETYMALYQTLTSGIFAGTIGLVAISLVVGGIVIMNIMLVAVTERTREIGIRKAVGARRADLVSQFLSEAVVLALLGGVVGVLAGVSIALLIRAVTPLPATIQPWSVAISLAVASSVGLFFGVYPATRAAKLDPIVALRQE
- a CDS encoding ABC transporter permease; translation: MAIPVREGTSIALQALRTNKLRSFLTILGVIIGITSIMAMISIIEGLNKSMKAQLASIGTDVLYIRPFAPGAWVGDMPERRRKWFQPEDVDAILRGAPDVVAVAPLNFQQTRIRYGEAESRVIAVIGTTPDYMITNNYAADNGRVFTVSEVEHRAPVAVIGSDHVETLFPHVNPVGKTISIGGKPFTVIGTAEPRGKFLGMSMDDLVMVPYTTLEKWFGPDLPFVMNAKPVSPDRIDAAREQIAEVLRRQRKVQYHQEDNFAVFTDQSLVDLYGQITGAFYLVMVVISSIGLMVGGIGVMNIMLVSVTERTREIGVRKALGARQRDVLWQFLVEAMTLTGVGGVIGVLAGLGAGKLVDILSPLTFAVPIWGILLAFGSATAIGLFFGIYPAMKAARLDPVEALRYE